One Rhinolophus sinicus isolate RSC01 linkage group LG06, ASM3656204v1, whole genome shotgun sequence DNA window includes the following coding sequences:
- the FAM180B gene encoding protein FAM180B isoform X1, which produces MVCGRRMQDQRTGMAGKRQFLAWLMVAICLLGLTTAQHHAGQAMDSTSVGGGLQEPEAPEVMFELLWAGLELDVMGQLHIQDEELASTRPGHRLRLLLQHHMPSDLEGAEQQLQQFQDLRKGPPLGPWDFERLLLTGLSCVYRMHKASEAEERGRWAQVFALLAQETLWDLCKGFCPQGQPPSLGPWL; this is translated from the exons ATGGTATGTGGCAGGCGGATGCAGGACCAGAGGACCGGCATGGCAGGGAAAAGGCAGTTCCTGGCTTGGCTAATGGTAGCCATTTGCCTCCTGGGGTTGACTACAGCCCAGCACCATGCAG GGCAGGCCATGGACAGCACCAGCGTGGGAGGTGGCCTGCAGGAGCCAGAGGCCCCGGAAGTGATGTTTGAG CttctctgggctgggctggagctgGATGTCATGGGGCAGCTGCACATCCAGGATGAGGAACTGGCGTCCACACGTCCAGGCCACCGACTCAGGCTCCTCCTGCAGCACCACATGCCCAGTGACTTGGAGGGTGctgagcagcagctgcagcagttcCAGGACCTGCGGAAGGGGCCTCCTCTTGGCCCTTGGGATTTTGAACGTCTGCTCCTCACAGGCCTATCCTGTGTCTACCGGATGCACAAGGCTAGCGAGGCTGAGGAGAGGGGTCGCTGGGCGCAGGTCTTTGCCCTCCTGGCACAGGAAACACTCTGGGACCTGTGCAAGGGCTTCTGCCCCCAGGGCCAGCCCCCTTCTCTAGGACCCTGGCTCTAG
- the FAM180B gene encoding protein FAM180B isoform X3: MQDQRTGMAGKRQFLAWLMVAICLLGLTTAQHHAGTRASDPPLTWLPLQLLWAGLELDVMGQLHIQDEELASTRPGHRLRLLLQHHMPSDLEGAEQQLQQFQDLRKGPPLGPWDFERLLLTGLSCVYRMHKASEAEERGRWAQVFALLAQETLWDLCKGFCPQGQPPSLGPWL, translated from the exons ATGCAGGACCAGAGGACCGGCATGGCAGGGAAAAGGCAGTTCCTGGCTTGGCTAATGGTAGCCATTTGCCTCCTGGGGTTGACTACAGCCCAGCACCATGCAGGTACCAGGGCTTCAGA CCCACCCCTTACATGGCTCCCCTTGCAGCttctctgggctgggctggagctgGATGTCATGGGGCAGCTGCACATCCAGGATGAGGAACTGGCGTCCACACGTCCAGGCCACCGACTCAGGCTCCTCCTGCAGCACCACATGCCCAGTGACTTGGAGGGTGctgagcagcagctgcagcagttcCAGGACCTGCGGAAGGGGCCTCCTCTTGGCCCTTGGGATTTTGAACGTCTGCTCCTCACAGGCCTATCCTGTGTCTACCGGATGCACAAGGCTAGCGAGGCTGAGGAGAGGGGTCGCTGGGCGCAGGTCTTTGCCCTCCTGGCACAGGAAACACTCTGGGACCTGTGCAAGGGCTTCTGCCCCCAGGGCCAGCCCCCTTCTCTAGGACCCTGGCTCTAG
- the FAM180B gene encoding protein FAM180B isoform X2, whose amino-acid sequence MQLLWAGLELDVMGQLHIQDEELASTRPGHRLRLLLQHHMPSDLEGAEQQLQQFQDLRKGPPLGPWDFERLLLTGLSCVYRMHKASEAEERGRWAQVFALLAQETLWDLCKGFCPQGQPPSLGPWL is encoded by the exons ATGCAG CttctctgggctgggctggagctgGATGTCATGGGGCAGCTGCACATCCAGGATGAGGAACTGGCGTCCACACGTCCAGGCCACCGACTCAGGCTCCTCCTGCAGCACCACATGCCCAGTGACTTGGAGGGTGctgagcagcagctgcagcagttcCAGGACCTGCGGAAGGGGCCTCCTCTTGGCCCTTGGGATTTTGAACGTCTGCTCCTCACAGGCCTATCCTGTGTCTACCGGATGCACAAGGCTAGCGAGGCTGAGGAGAGGGGTCGCTGGGCGCAGGTCTTTGCCCTCCTGGCACAGGAAACACTCTGGGACCTGTGCAAGGGCTTCTGCCCCCAGGGCCAGCCCCCTTCTCTAGGACCCTGGCTCTAG